A DNA window from Panthera tigris isolate Pti1 chromosome X, P.tigris_Pti1_mat1.1, whole genome shotgun sequence contains the following coding sequences:
- the LOC122235366 gene encoding cohesin subunit SA-2-like: MLVDALTPLLDVFLQHEKQGQFLGHHEMGRICSTLRRLVAFYSTHDLSSWNLYEKMDSLLTLRRHQGSMPTEVIHCALQCTYYALLWQIVAATDRLPPQDALLDLRRRLMKFCVACRVYLSHQSKVLSEKAFILLCDLLLILSHQGPEDTGLGLLFFVPDHILQGRLLSFVREHVFLEESGAEGPSRIYKEDDADELHELFHRRNMLAVFCKLVVYNVLDLSAAAEIYQFYLKHYHHFGDIIKETMTRTRQNDRLRNALSLLLCLQQLFQKHMDTYGLNYDPIELICGPFYSIRLLARRFALTLGFDRAREAAHLIQRRGLAYAFSEAPVAEAEGGRQRYPNLCFLLLLAEFSCKIPPAERGTALAHFQDSIPEGVPSFGEGDMNPLLVYRKSLMKTDYVPQTEEEDEPAANPFDAICKESKRPQELPAATGSSWTPDTLASSSAGDREPRTPSRGRKSKRDIFDVDFLSSEDSDNSSNEDVDVEGISVQGGSD, encoded by the exons AAACAAGGCCAGTTCCTGGGACACCACGAGATGGGTCGCATCTGCTCGACGCTGCGGAGACTGGTGGCCTTCTACAG CACGCACGACCTGAGCAGCTGGAACCTGTACGAGAAGATGGACAGTCTGCTGACCCTGCGCAGGCACCAGGGCAGCATGCCCACCGAG GTCATCCACTGTGCACTGCAGTGCACCTACTATGCGCTCCTGTGGCAGATTGTTGCAGCCACGGACCGGCTGCCGCCTCAG GACGCGCTCCTGGACTTGCGCAGGCGGCTGATGAAGTTCTGCGTGGCCTGCCGCGTGTACCTGAGCCACCAGAGCAAGGTGCTGAGTGAGAAG gCCTTCATCCTGCTGTGCGACCTGCTGCTCAtcctgagccaccaggggcccgaGGACACCGGCCTGGGGCTGCTCTTCTTTGTGCCCGACCACATCCTGCAGGGCAGACTGCTGAGCTTCGTCAGGGAGCACGTGTTTCTGGAGGAGTCGGGGGCTGAAG gccccagcagaATTTACAAGGAGGACGACGCGGACGAGCTCCACGAGCTGTTCCACCGGAGGAACATGCTGGCCGTGTTCTGCAAGCTTGTGGTCTACAACGTGCTGGATTTGAGCGCGGCCGCCGAAATCTACCAGTTCTACCTGAAG CATTACCATCACTTTGGTGACATCATCAAGGAGACCATGACCAGGACGAGACAGAACGACAGGCTTCGCAACGCGCTGTCCCTGCTCCTGTGCCTGCAGCAG CTCTTTCAGAAGCACATGGACACGTACGGTCTTAACTACGACCCCATCGAGTTAATCTGCGGCCCCTTCTACTCCATCCGGCTGCTGGCTCGCCGCTTTGCGCTCACGCTCGGCTTTGACCGCGCCCGGGAAGCCGCCCACCTGATCCAGAG GCGCGGGCTGGCCTACGCCTTCTCCGAGGCCCCGGTGGCAGAAGCGGAGGGGGGCCGCCAGCGCTACCCAAACCTCTGCTTCCTGCTCCTGCTGGCCGAGTTCTCCTGCAAGATCCCCCCGGCCGAGCGCGGGACCGC ACTCGCTCACTTCCAGGACTCCATACCCGAGGGCGTACCTAGCTTTGGGGAAGGGGATATGAACCCCCTGCTCGTGTACCGCAAGTCCCTGATGAAGACGGACTACGTGCCCCAGACCGAGGAGGAGGACGAGCCGGCCGCCAACCCGTTCGATGCCATCTGCAAAGAGAGCAAGCGGCCGCAAG AGCTGCCCGCAGCCACCGGCTCCTCCTGGACCCCGGACACCTTGGCCAGCTCCTCCGCGGGGGACCGAGAGCCGAGGACCCCGTCCAGGGGCCGCAAGTCCAAGCG GGACATCTTTGACGTGGACTTCCTGTCGTCAGAGGATTCGGACAACTCTTCCAACGAAGACGTGGACGTGGAGGGCATCTCCGTGCAG GGAGGATCCGACTGA